Within the Procambarus clarkii isolate CNS0578487 chromosome 28, FALCON_Pclarkii_2.0, whole genome shotgun sequence genome, the region TAGTTTAATGATATTAtgcttaacaacactcctttgaaCATTCTTCtttgttttaatttgttttccCTTTATGTTCAAAATTATTCtctcaatgcaggcgatgagtcacaataacgtggctaaagtaagttgaccagaccacacactagaaggtgaagggacgacgacgtttcggtccgtcctggaccattctcaagtcgattgagaatggtccaggacggaccgaaacgtcgtcgtcccttcaccttctagtgtttgtTCTGGTCTACTCTCTCAATCCTATTGACATATCGTCTCCGCTATAAGAAAACTACTTCATGTAAACTAAGTAGCCATCTGTCTCTTCTCTGAAGACACCGTGATCTTCGTCAGTCCTATAGACATGCCCCAACTTTTCCCTGCAAGAACATCTAGATCTCCACGGATTctctggacaccaccaccaccttacccCTCCAAGGACACCCTGCTCGCAGTATTGGTTGTGGACATTCCTCACGGTGTCCTACCCACCCCTGCCTTCTCTCCCCATACCCGCTGGACAGATCCATTTGTCATCTTGATAAACGACCCGCACCGCCACTCTGCCTCAGATTTTCCTTCTATTCCCCGAAACCCCCTTGGCAATCTTGCGGTCCCTCCTTGCTGGCACTAGGAAGATGTGGCACTGGAGGTGTCTTAAGAGTGTGGTCGCTAGTCATATCACTAAGGAAGGTTATACTTGGAACGCTTCCCTCAATATCAGCCTCCATAGTAGAGGAAGTACCAGGGGCCGGTGGCGCAAGATGCAAGTGACATCACGGGAATGGAAATATAGAAATAAAACTGACAATATGACATTAAACAATTGAACAAATTCTCTCAGGAAAGAGCTGGCCAAGATACGAcggaggtaaggtaattatcaagagaaagcactAAACCATTACATCACTTGGAATATGGGgataaagaacaaatccacaagggccgtgacgaggattcgaacctacgtccgagagcatctcagacgctgccttaatcgactgagcttcgaCATGGTATAGGaagtgcaaccagaaattctactgaatttacttggatcctgcagcctctccgagacacaaaccgaaaagtaagggcgaagaggtagaacggcctattgacatagctcgagtacaTGAGGGAATTGTGTCAAATTCTGGTTTGTGTTAATAGTGTGGTGTAGGGCATTCTTCTTGCAATTTAATTTCCATCTTATCTATTGTCACATTTCGTGGCATTTCGACGAAATGGCGTGGGCATTTCGACGCCCCAAGAAATGAGACCGTTGCTCTGCTGACCATACCAAAGACAGACTgtgtagacgatgagtcacaataacgtggctgaagttatGATGACAAAACCACacgtcagaagatggagaaacgacgacgtttcggtccgtcctggatcattatcaaatcGTGTGTGGAGAAACGATGGCCGAAAcatcgtcgcttctccatcttccgaCGGGTGGTTTGGTCATCTTTATGCAGACTGCACTAGATGATGATGCGCAAGGCGGCTGTTTGGTCTAGAGAGAGATTGTTTACAAGAAAACATGGGCGTCTTGATGGAGAGGTCACACTAACGACGTCACGTTAAGGAGAGGTCACGCTGAGGGTAAGCCAGGCTAAGGAGTTGACGCGCTAAGGAAAAGTCACACCAGGGAGAGGTGACATCAAGGGGGAGTCACACTAAGGGAAAGTCATGCTAAGGGCAGGTCACACTAAGCAGAGACCAGGATAATAAGAGTCGGACAAAATACAGGTCACTTAAAGAGGGGTCTGATTATTTCCTTTTGATCTGCCAGTAATGACAAATCAAAATAAATTGGAAAGTTTAATGGcattcatcccaaatccttatccagaccccttccaagtgttatataatcgtaatagcttggcgctttcctctgatagctcccttcccttcctcctgcaCCTCACCATGGGAGGTAGGGGACAGTCTCCCCCTGTACCTCACCATGGGAGGTAGGGGACAGTCTCCCCCTGCACCTCACCATGGGAGGTAGGGGACAGTCTCCCCCTGCACCTCACCATGGGAGGTAGGGGACAATCTCCCGCTGCACCTCACCATGGGAGGTAGGGGGACAGTTTTCCCCTGCACCTCACCGTGGGAGGTAGGGGGACAGTCTCCCCCTGCACCTCACCATGGGAGGTAGGGGGACAGTCTCCCCCTGCACCTCACCAATCACTCACCGTCTGGGCATTTAAACAACAAAGTGAATAATGACCAAGGGATAATCATTATAAAtcccatgtcatcgtattttagaAGTAATGCTTATGTTGTATTAATCACTAAGGGGTAAAAGGGAGGGtgagtagtggggggggggcaccttCCCCTcgtacctcaccccatccacccacacaccccctacCCCTTCTTTCCCCTTCACTAACCCCTACATCCCCcctgttcccttcccttcactactTCAACCATACCCCTCGTTTCCTTAcatcactaaccccccccccccctctctatgctcttcaccccttccccaccacttgccacccaccaccccctacctcacccccaccaccccctaccTCACCCCCACCTCTTTCCCTCGACCTTTTATGGTGCGTAAAAATATAGAATAGCCGTAACCCCATTATCATAAACTGCGACCGTCCCCACCGCCCATCTTGCTGGCAAATGTTGGCGCACGACATAAAAACGCCGCCAATATATCACGAGCTTCGATTTATCTCAACttgggtgaggggtaggggggttgtgggggttagGACTGACCCCCCCACCTCCCATCCATTCCTCTCCCTACCTACAACATCCTCCCCATCCAACGACCCCTGTCCTTTCTCTACCgtacccccctctcttcccccattCTATACATGCTCCCTCTCTTctaaccattcctcccccccattTTCCCCCACCCTCTGGTTTTCCCCTCCTCTACCCCCCCTCTGATCTGCCCCCTAACTTTCCCTCCTACAAAATGGTCAAGGGGCGTGAGGGGGCGGGCAGGGAGCCCTTGTCGTCTGGGTCTCCACGATCCACCAAATTCCAACCCATTTTgccattttttttataaattttaattttatttttcactttatatatatatatatatataaaataacgcGCCTAATAACCAGAACAGCAGTACTTGGTCTAGTATGCAAGGTCAGATTTGCCTAACTGGCCGGATGATTTTTGTTATTTGTAAGTATTTCTTTCCAGATAAGTACTTTACTTACCATTATATTAGGAACACGAATTACTgacttaggttatgttaggttatgttaagttagaTTTGATCAAATTTCTATGTTTTGAATCAAAGTAAAACATATAATTAAAATCATATGAAATGTAATGGAAAGCTGTATTTAGCTGAAAGCTAAAGAGAAAGCCATACGAAGAAATATTTGAGAAGTTAAATATTTCAGAAAAACTCGGCTTCTTATTCACCATTCCACGAATATTGATAATATTCTTAGCAGCAGGTGATCGTAAACTGATAAAATCACAATAGCAAAAAACTAAGTGGCCCACACTAGTTTGACACAGCTCGTGTTCGGTTTCTAATTGTCAGGCCTGCTAGTTTAGCAGAGTTCTCTTCCAAAGAACGTAACCTACAACAGTTGCACAATTCTCAATTGCCTATTTGCTATAGGATAAAAAAAAGAATCATTTGTAGAAAACGTGCCCAAACTTCTTGTCTTgttcgggaatcgaaccagggtcCATTCGGTTACAATCTAACTGGGCTACAGTCATCATTATTCATCATCTAGAACTGGTATTTGGCTTCGGTAGTCTGAAATCATGGTCAAGAGTCACGTGACACGAGAAACCTCTAAAGCTGCCTGTGGGACATGATTATTTAAAACACTTTTATTAAATGGCTCCATAAACATCTTCTTCTTGCAAAactggggttcaatccccgatgatccaagtggttgggcacactaccaccactccttcctcctctccttaGATGTCCTCCAAGTGTTATATTGTCatactggcttggcgctttctcccaatACCTTGGTCACGTTGGCAGAGTGGCGGCTTGCTTTTTGCAGGATCGTCGTTCGATTCCTTCTGGTCAATGTAGGATGGCAACGCTTCTCCACTGCGCGCTGTCTCGTTATAATTATCTGACTTTTCTGGATAGGTTGTAGTGCTGAATTTCATGTCCTTGTAATCTTCGCCTGTCAGTGATGACAGCCCCGTATACCATGTTATTCCATCAGCCTCCGCCTGACAGCTGCGTGGACAGAGCTCCGGATTtgtagtcccgaggttccgggttcgatccccggtggaggcggagacaaatgggcaaaatgtttctttcaccctgaggcctctgttacctagcagtaaataggtacctgggagttagacagctgctacaggctgcttcctgggggggggggttaacaaaaagaaggcctggtcgaggaccgggccgcggggacgctaagccctgaaatcatctgaagataacctcaagatagccatacCAGCTTTGGACGTGTCCAGTTCCCCCGGCACCACACCGGACACCACAGGCccgtcaggcaccaccaccaccacccactctagGCCTATCAAAGCGGCTGGCCGCAGTATCAATCACCGCAGATCATAAATCATCACCACAATAAAGCGCAATTTCCATGCACCTTCAATTTATAAAACAATTTCAACCTTTTTTCTTAACCTTCCTTTCTTCttggccccctcccccccccccatctcttttCCCCGAACAACCTTTTCTTCTTCCTTTCTTCCTATTCTTTCCTTCTCCCTTTCATCCTTCCTCTTCCCTTTCCCTTCTGTTTCTTCTCTTCTCTCACTGTATTCATTGTACTCTCTTTTATCTTCATTCatcgtatagtcgtaatggcttggcgctttcccttgataattccctcctatCCCTTTCACCTCACCTATCCCTCTCCCATCACCTATCCTTCTCCCCCTCTTCCTTTTTAATTTCGGCCAGACGATGAATTTACGTGCAAGTTACAGcccggctcctgtgccaggtaagtccacaacgggctcaccatagcccgtgctacttggaactttttgttccaagtagcgaatcttaaacaacaacaacaacaacgatgaATGTACCCCACACAAGCAAGCAAGACTCCCAACCTTCGAAATGAAAGAGCTATAAGGAGAACCTTCCCTTCTTTTCATTCACCGTCTCTCTTCTCCTCTATACCAAGAACTCCTTCTCCTCCCCCAACCCGGTTCTCCCTGCCTCCTCCCCACACCCTACTAATTCTCCCCTCACTCCTCCCCAATCCCCCCCACCCAGTGATGCAGCCACCGGGCGTCTGGAGGAGATTAGCAAATCTTTAAGCAATTTGTGCCGGCCGGGACGAGTGCTTGAAAGTGTCTGGAGGAGGTGAAAGAGAGGCTGCAGGGGGTCAAGGTCAAACCTCTGTCTGTGTTCTGTCTTTATTTGTGGCTGtcagtatgtctgtctgtctgtctgtccctttCGCCTCTCAAcacacaatgagtttgtgtgtattcCTCTATATTATAAACTGTTCTATATTTGTTTTATCTTACAGGCAAGCATCCTGTATACGGTTTGTTGCTGTCTGGGGGCAGACTGTATCCGGTTTAGGTTGCCTCTGTTGGACCCTCTATATGTGTTGCTCTGATGGAAAACCCGAAAGCGTGACTCAAACACAAAATAACACGATCAACACTAGTCAAGTTCTTAACAAATTTTTCCATCGATATTTGAATACAAAATATAAAATTATTGTACCAAAAGGCCAGAGGAAATCCTAATGACGGAGATCATAATGACGGAGATCATAATGACGGAGATCATAATGACGGAGATCATAATGACGGAGATCATAATGACGGAGATCATAATGACGGAGATCATAATGACGGAGATCATAATGACGGAGATCGTAATGACGGAGATCATAATGACGGAGATCATAATGACGGAGATCATAATGACGGAGATCATAATGACGGAGATCATAATGACGGAGATCATAATGACGGAGATCATAATGACGGAATCATAATGACGGAATCAAAATGACGGAGATCATGATGACTGAACTAAGCTATTTAGCGATTTAAAGGAGACTGAGCCAAGAATTGGAAAATGGAGGAGGGGAAGGATATCAAGAGAAGCAAATAAGCAAGACTGATAAAGGGCAATAATGACCGAAAAGAGACGACCAATAAGGGGCTTTGTAGTGACTGGTGAATCAGCAGGTGACCGAGTCGagtagtaaatgattgaaaatagtaataaatttaaatgtaaatcggtaaatgattgaaaaaaaaagagttgaaaatGATCGCAAACTAAAAAGCCTCAAAATGAAGGATAATGACACAGGGCTCAACAGTTatgtggaaacattgaaatgatgaAGTAGGTACGAATTAAGCCTCAGAACTTTAAGGGTAAGAGATGAAGAATAGACAGAGAGGGCACAGTGAGAGTGGGAcagacaggggcctcgtagcctggtggatagcgcgcaggactcgtaattctgtggcgcgggttcgattcccgcacgaggcagaaacaaatgggcaaagtttctttcaccctgagtgcccctgttacctagcagtaaataggtacctgggagttagtcagctgtcacgggctgcttcctggggtgtgtgtgtgtgtgggtggtgtgggaaaaaaaaaaaaaaaaaagtagttagtaaacagttgattgagagttgagaggcgggccgaaagagcaaagctcaacccccgtaaaaacacaactagtaaacacagacgCATGGAGAGAAGTGTGACAGAGGTGAGACAGACAAACGGAGGTGAAAGACGGACGGAGTCTCTAGACAGAGTTAATAAACACAGACCGTGTGGACCACCTCCTCGCTCCTCGGGCTAATAAAGTCGCCTCAATTTATCTGCCAGCGGGAGGGCGAGGTCCTCCAGGAGGGGGCGAGGGCCTCCAGGAGGGGGAGAGGTCCTCCAGGAGGGGGAGAGGTCCTCCAGGAGGGGGAGAGGTCCTCCAGGAGAGGGCGAGGGCCTCCAGAAGGGGGCGAGGACCTCCAGGAGGGGGCGAGGACCTCCAGGAGGGGGCGAGGGCCTCCAGGAGGGGGCGAGGGCCTCCAGGAGGGGGAGAGGGCCTCCAGGAGGGGGCGAGGGCCTCCAGGAGGGGGCGAGGGCCTCCAGGAGGGGGCGAGGGCTTCCAGGAGGGGGGCGAGGGCCTCCAGGAGGGGGCGAGGACCTCCAGGAGGGGGCGAGGACCTCCAGGAGGGGGCGAGGGCCTCCAGGAGGGGGCGAGGGCCTCCAGGAGGGGGCGAGGACCTCCAGGAAGGGGGCGAGGGTCTCCAGGAAGGGGCGAGAGCCTCCAGGAGGGGGCGAGGGCCTCCAGGAGGGGGCGAGGGCCTCCAGGAGGGGGCGAGGGCCTCCAGGAGGGGGCGAGGGCCTCCAGGAGGGGGCGAGGACCTCCAGGAGGGGGGCGAGGGTCTCCAGGAGGAGGCGAGGGCCTCCAGGAGGGGGCGAGGTCCTCCAGGAGGGGGAGAGGTCCTCCAGGAGGGGGAGAGGTCCTCCAGGAGGGGGAGAGGTCCTCCAGGAGGGGGGCGAGGTCCTCCAGGAGGGGGCGAGGGCCTCCAGGAGGGGGAGAGGTCCTCCAGGAGGGGGAGAGGTCCTCCAGGAGGGGGCGAGGTCCTCCAGGAGGGGGCGAGGGCCTCCAGGAGGGGGCGAGGGCCTCCAGGAGGGGGCGAGGGCCTCCAGGAGGGGGAGAGGGCCTCCAGGAGGGGGGCGAGGGTCTCCAGGAGGGGGCGAGGACCTCCAGGAGGGGGGCGAGGGTCTCCAGGAGGGGGCGAGGGCCTCCAGGAGGGGGCGAGGGCCTCCAGGAGGGGGCGAGGGCCTCCAGGAGGGGGAGAGGGCCTCCAGGAGGGGGCGAGGGCCTCCAGGAGGGGGCGAGGGCCTCCAGGAGGGGGCGAGGGCCTCCAGGAGGGGGCGAGGACCTCCAGGAGGGGGCGAGGGCCTCCAGGAGGGGGCGAGGACCTCCAGGAGGGGGCGAGGACCTCCAGGAGGGGGCGAGGGCCTCCAGGAGGGGGGCGAGGGTCTCCAGGAGGGGGCGAGGGCCTCCAGGAGGGGGCGAGGGCCTCCAGGAGGGGGCGAGGGCTTCCAGGAGGGGGGCTAGGGCTTCCAGGAGGGGGGCTAGGGCCTCCAGGAGGGAGGCTAGGGCCTCCAGGAGGGGGGCGAGGGTCTCCAGGAGGGGGCGAGGGCCTCCAGGAGGGGGCGAGGGCCTCCAGGAGGGGGAGAGGTCCTCCAGGAGGGGGAGAGGTCCTCCAGGAGGGGGAGAGGTCCTCCAGGAGGGGGGCGAGGTCCTCCAGGAGGGGGCGAGGGCCTCCAGGAGGGGGCGAGGGCCTCCAGGAGGGGGCGAGGGCCTCCAGGAGGGGGAGAGGGCCtccaggaggggggagagggtctCCAGGAGGGGGCGAGGACCTCCAGGAGGGGGCGAGGGCCTCCAGGAGGGGGCGAGGGCCTCCAGGAGGGGGAGAGGGCCTCCAGGAGGGGGAGAGGGCCTCCAGGAGGGGGCGAGGGCCTCCAGGAGGGGGCGAGGGCCTCCAGGAGGGGGCGAGGACCTCCAGGAGGGGGCGAGGACCTCCAGGAGGGGGCGAGGGCCTCCAGGAGGGGGCGAGGACCTCCAGGAGGGGGCGAGGACCTCCAGGAGGGGGCGAGGGCCTCCAGGAGGGGGCGAGGGCCTCCAGGAGGCGTAGAAGGCCTCCAGGAGGGAGCGAGGTCCTCCAGGAGGGGTAGAAGGCCTCCAGGAGGCGTAGAAGGCCTTCAAAAAGGGGCAAGGTCCTCCAGGAGAGGGCGAGGGCCTCCAGGAGGGGGCGAGGGCCTGCAGGAGACAGTGAAAAGCGAAGGCTTccagaaggaggggaggggcgaaGCCTTGAAGGAGAAGGGGAGCGTCGAGGGCTTTCAAGTATGGCGGAGGGCTtccaggagaggagggagggctcacaggagaggggcaggaggaaGGGGGCTCACAGGAGAGGGACAGGAGGAAGGGGGCTCACagagggacagggggaagggCTTCCAGGATAGTGAGAGAGGGCAGGAAAGAGGGATTCCAGGATACGTTGGAGAGTTCCGGATTTAAAGATGGAGGAGGGAAAAATTCCAGGATAAGATGGGAGCGGTGATGAGAgatagagggaagagagagggagttcCAATAGAGATAAACGGGAAGGAAAAGGAAGAAGTGGTAGAGGTAGCCGAACTAAGATTCCAGGGGGGAAAAGAATCGAGTACGAAGCGTAGATCCAAGAATGCAAGTAGAAACAAATTGGCCGAGTGTCATGGTGcttagaaaaaaaataaaataaaaccatGTTTATAAGAGATAAAAAGGGGCCATAGTAATGCTCTATGAGAATAAAGAGACTTAGAGCCgcttccaaaaaaaaaaaacgaaacggACTGGAGCCGAATTCTAGAAGACAGGGAGATCCACAACTTTTTCCCGAGAAGAAACAAGATATAACAACGGTTCCAGATGAATGGGGTTATAATCAATGTTGCAGATAAAGAAAGGAATTAGAGCCAGTTTTTGCGTAAAGAAGACATGAAATTAAACATGGGTTTAGAGATGGACTAGACCCAATATATCGTGTTAACAGTGTGGGGAATAAGTCAGGATATGAAGGCAAGAAAGAGGGTGGCCGAGGAAGAATTCGAGAAGGGAAAACGGTAATAACTATTATCCCAGGATAAGCTAAGTAACAATATGCATAAATTCAGATTAAAACGGGTGAAAAATCCACTATTCCAGAGAAGGATATGAATAATGTTGATATTCCAGGATAACGAAATGGGTAAGAGTAAATTATCCAGGATGACGGGAGGGGTAAGAGTCTTTATTTCATGTGTGAGACGGAATAAGGTAATGAGAACTTGAGGAAGAGGAAAGACTAAAGACTATGATTTGAGGAGAACGTATGAAAGGTGTGGTTTTAGGATGAGTGTAGGGGACATTTGGCggagggatgacgaggggacggctttttggcggggtggggggggggagggtggaggaaGTGACCATTGAAGGTCGTCTTGGCGGGGGaagagatgggggaggggggatggatgtcttggtgtgggagtggtgtgcaAGTCCACAACAATCCAAGAGCAACCCCAAGACGGGAACTGTTTTTCCCTAGTCTAACTCCCAGACCTTAGGGGTGAGATATCCCCAACCTCCTAGGCCTCGCTTGCAAGACACACTCCCACCCTTCTATCCCTCAGGGGCCAGACACCCACAACCTCCTAGTCCTCAGGGACAAGGCCACCAACCCCCCAGCATCACCCCCTCCTTGTCCTATGGGGGCGTGACTCTAGAATACAGAGAAGGAAACTGAACGTATCCGGGGGAGTATAGAGCAGACCAGTCCTAGAGTACCGCTTCAGTATGTAACCATCCAAAGAAAATGGGTCTAGAagaacctacccccccccccccccctccctccccaagacGAGAGACGACCGAATACCTCAAACACGGTGTGGGACATAAACATAAACATGTGTTACAGCACCATGTATGAGAAAAGAAATAATGCCCCAAATTTTGAAGACAAATTTAATAAAGTTTTATGTAAAAACTCCTTAAGGCGTTCAAATGAATTGCAGTCGAAGGCCCAGCTTGAAGGAAGGCAGAGGCTGCCGGGCTGCTCAAGAGGGCGTCTTGAGCTTCGATAAAtttcctgctgtgtgtgtgttgacttgaACGACGAGCCTTCGGGAAGGTCGTCCGGAGAAAATGGACGCTGCCTCAATATAACCGTCAGAGCGCAAGAAATATTGGTAACGATATTCGGTCACCTTGACGTTTGTTTTCTAATAAAGTCACGTTAATTTATCTCCTCCCGAGCCTTGGAGAAAGGACGAgcttgagagaaagagagagaacgacagacagacagaaattgATGGGTCAAGACAGAGTAAAGCtgaacagtaaaaaaaaaaaaaaaaaaaaaaaaaaaagacttcgAGTTATCCTCGGAGGCCAAAATGAATTCTGAACACTTATGAATGACGCGAAGTACAAGCAACAGAAACAAGATATCATGTGATATCTATCAAACGAGTTTATGAACCCAATCCAACATTTCCAGGTGAACTTCACGTCTGGCATTGAGTCTGCCCCAGAGGAGGAGGGACACGCTAAACCTAGTTTCCCAAAGTTATAGCTAAAAGTAATGCTTTCAGTGAAAAAAGTAAgaggataaatggaattttctggGAGCCCTTCACGGGACGAAAGGAAGGGTCGTTGAGGTGAATACAGAGTAGGTCTTAGCCATGGTTAGGTCTTCAAGGTCCATACAGGTGGTAAGGCAAAAGAAAGAGTACTTCACCCCTCCCACTTTCTCCTTTGCTCTGTCAATCCATTTCCCCATTCCTTCCCAATTCCTTACCATTACCTTCCCTTAGGAGTAGTGAGCTAGGTAGAATCGATTACAAAAAGAGACTCGTATAGGGGACTAGAGGGAagcagggaacagggggagaaaaACAAACTAGAAAAGATATGCCAACCGAGCATTTAGTCTAGAGGAGAGGAAGAAGGCTGGGGAGAACAAGATGATGGGGAGGGGCGGAGGCgaagaaagggggggaggggttggtgaGGGGAGTGAGAAGGAGCCCAAATGGAGCCTGAGAAAAATGGCCCAAGTGAAGGAAGGGCGCAAAAGTTTTCTGAAAGGCTTTTTAGCGAGACGTTCCGGTAATGTTGTAGAGTTAATGGGCAAGATGTCTCCATTTACCGGTAAAGGGGGGGACGATTATTGTGTGAATGAAGCCCGGTGGACCTGCAGCCAACCCGACACACTTTATAGGTAAACTTTAAAACAGGCGCAGAGGCGATATACACTCTGCTTGGATACCATTATAAGAAGGATATCTGGAATGGGGAACTTCTGACTAACTTTAACAAACTGCAGTCATGTATGAAAAGGATTTTTGTGTTCTAAACCAGTCAGATATTTATTCAGTCTGCTCTCTGTTATGTTCTAATCTCCTGTTCGTTATTTTTATTGTTCTTGCTTTGGAATGgtgttatttattattattattattattttataggtTATAGGTCTCCAagatatttttttataatattatTCGGGAGTTTTAAATCTGTTGCCATctgttgctatatatatatatatatatatatatat harbors:
- the LOC138369317 gene encoding uncharacterized protein is translated as MLVSVGGDGGIGYGVGDVFVMVERAGCCFAPPLLLEAFAFHCLLQALAPSWRPSPSPGGPCPFLKAFYASWRPSTPPGGPRSLLEAFYASWRPSPPPGGPRPLLEVLAPSWRSSPPPGGPRPLLEVLAPSWRSSPPPGGPRPLLEALAPSWRPSPPPGGPLPLLEALAPSWRPSPPPGGPRPLLETLSPLLEALSPSWRPSPPPGGPRPLLEALAPSWRTSPPSWRTSPPPGGPLPLLEDLSPSWRPSPPPGGPRPLLETLAPLLEALASLLEALAPLLEALAPLLEALAPSWRPSPPPGGPRPLLETLAPLLEALAPSWRSSPPPGGPRPLLEALAPSWRSSPPPGGPRPLLEALAPSWRPSPPPGGPLPLLEALAPSWRPSPPPGGPRPLLETLAPLLEVLAPSWRPSPPSWRPSPPPGGPRPLLEALAPSWRPSPPPGGPRPLLEDLSPSWRTSPPPGGPRPLLEDLAPLLEDLSPSWRTSPPPGGPLPLLEDLAPSWRPSPPPGDPRPPPGGPRPLLEALAPSWRPSPPPGGPRPLLEALAPSWRLSPLPGDPRPLPGGPRPLLEALAPSWRPSPPPGGPRPLLEVLAPSWRPSPPSWKPSPPPGGPRPLLEALAPSWRPSPPPGGPRPLLEALAPSWRSSPPPGGPRPLLEALALSWRTSPPPGGPLPLLEDLSPSWRPSPPPGGPRPPAGR